The Aerosakkonema funiforme FACHB-1375 genome includes a region encoding these proteins:
- a CDS encoding S-layer homology domain-containing protein, which yields MNKNFLAVLGKIVFAATSLGIWASAEVAIAYAASASTSPTNPAVAAQVLAEQPARREPARRREATPTREPARRREATPTREPARRREAVQNNFDLPEVITNGVLENLSQQTGMEISALRIVAAQQETWPDGCLGIASPGIVCSKALVPGWRVVVGSDRQSWVYRTNLTGSLIKLDPTASENVAATPPPPLPRASQPTRLPAPPSRRQTTASASGQSGEPLPPVELSQSEIPQSEGSTLIEEPAAALADANRSVQRRNEATPPRPQPPSRLEEPTPPRPQPPSRLEEPTPPRPQPVSRLEEPTPPRPQPVSRLEEPTPPRPQPPSRPEEPTPPRPQPVSRPPQQTTAIATPPRRTAPPPPRQNGTENRSGFSLMIRQPLETLPNPIARVSLKSKNGNNYAPERLIGDYRYRLDRRAQFRGGMNAGDRIVVRLYDNENRSIGYSEFELLSENAAVNLILPERPLLYRMVRTLYGIDADRDGNMDEGTSFYDYYTILTGTRPGEERVTFLNGVPNTSLTWFQVAGLPLPSRTSAYPASFGSGEYAVTNQAISIFRSDMPRVLTAAPGKESRITNVSNNSTYQVTRNSVSSRSPQDPPAPPPQLQVSFADVPSNHWARGFIAELARQEILQGFPDGLYRPNAPVTRAELASILRKAFDRNKIRDVVAFKDVPTNHWAYPAIREAYEMGFLETNSTQGFSPDQKVSRLDVLVALGRGLKYSAGGSVDSVLRVYRDASSIPRSDRDIIAAVTQRDMVVSYPNVNYLYPGRLATRAEVAALIYRALVSIGKAEEIVSPYVVVAESTPNNTQVREGSRSDRQRTNTRDRR from the coding sequence ATGAATAAGAATTTCTTGGCTGTACTTGGGAAGATTGTTTTTGCGGCGACGAGTTTGGGAATATGGGCGAGTGCCGAAGTGGCGATCGCTTATGCAGCAAGCGCTTCTACATCGCCAACTAACCCAGCGGTAGCCGCACAAGTTTTAGCAGAACAACCAGCGAGGAGAGAACCTGCACGCAGAAGAGAAGCGACTCCCACGAGAGAACCCGCACGCAGAAGAGAAGCGACGCCGACGAGAGAACCCGCACGCAGAAGAGAAGCGGTACAAAATAACTTCGATCTTCCAGAAGTTATTACCAATGGTGTTTTAGAGAATTTATCCCAACAGACGGGAATGGAAATATCTGCTTTGCGGATCGTCGCCGCGCAACAGGAAACTTGGCCGGATGGTTGTTTGGGGATAGCCAGTCCCGGTATTGTTTGCTCTAAGGCTTTGGTTCCCGGTTGGCGAGTGGTAGTAGGTAGCGATCGCCAAAGCTGGGTTTACCGCACTAATCTTACAGGTTCCTTAATCAAGTTAGATCCAACTGCCAGCGAGAATGTAGCGGCGACTCCACCTCCCCCTCTTCCTCGTGCGTCTCAACCAACTCGCCTGCCCGCTCCTCCCTCACGCAGACAAACAACAGCAAGTGCTTCTGGGCAATCAGGAGAGCCATTGCCTCCCGTTGAGCTATCTCAAAGTGAGATACCCCAAAGCGAGGGAAGTACTTTGATTGAGGAGCCAGCTGCTGCATTAGCTGATGCCAATAGGTCGGTTCAGCGCCGCAATGAAGCCACGCCACCGCGTCCGCAACCGCCTTCCCGCCTAGAAGAGCCCACGCCACCGCGTCCGCAACCGCCTTCCCGCCTGGAAGAGCCCACGCCACCGCGTCCGCAACCGGTTTCCCGCCTGGAAGAGCCCACGCCACCGCGTCCGCAACCAGTTTCCCGCCTGGAAGAGCCCACGCCACCGCGTCCGCAACCGCCTTCCCGCCCGGAAGAGCCCACCCCACCGCGTCCGCAACCAGTTTCCCGTCCGCCTCAACAAACCACTGCAATAGCTACACCTCCCCGGCGCACAGCCCCGCCACCTCCACGCCAAAATGGCACGGAAAACAGAAGCGGTTTCAGTTTGATGATTCGACAACCATTAGAGACGCTTCCGAATCCGATCGCTCGCGTTTCCCTCAAATCTAAAAATGGCAACAATTACGCACCGGAGCGGTTAATCGGCGATTATCGATATCGGCTGGATCGACGCGCTCAATTTAGGGGAGGGATGAATGCAGGCGATCGCATTGTTGTGCGCCTGTACGATAACGAGAATCGCTCGATCGGCTATAGCGAATTTGAACTTTTGTCAGAAAACGCGGCAGTTAACTTAATTCTCCCGGAACGACCGCTTCTTTACCGTATGGTGCGGACTCTCTACGGCATTGACGCCGATCGAGATGGCAACATGGATGAAGGCACGAGCTTTTACGATTACTACACTATCCTCACCGGTACAAGACCGGGTGAGGAACGAGTCACTTTCCTCAACGGCGTTCCGAATACCAGCCTCACCTGGTTTCAAGTCGCCGGTTTACCCCTACCATCTCGCACAAGCGCTTACCCCGCTTCTTTTGGTAGCGGCGAATATGCAGTGACCAATCAGGCGATTAGCATTTTTCGCTCGGATATGCCTAGAGTTCTCACTGCTGCACCCGGTAAGGAGAGTCGAATAACTAATGTCAGCAATAACTCTACGTACCAGGTAACGCGCAATTCGGTCAGTTCTCGATCGCCGCAAGACCCTCCAGCCCCGCCGCCGCAATTGCAGGTGAGTTTTGCCGATGTACCATCAAATCATTGGGCTAGAGGTTTCATCGCAGAACTGGCGCGTCAAGAAATTCTCCAAGGTTTTCCCGATGGGCTGTATCGTCCCAACGCTCCCGTGACGCGAGCTGAATTGGCTTCGATTTTGCGAAAAGCTTTCGATCGAAATAAAATTCGCGATGTCGTCGCTTTTAAAGATGTGCCGACTAACCACTGGGCTTATCCTGCCATTCGGGAAGCTTACGAGATGGGTTTCTTGGAAACTAATTCCACTCAAGGTTTCAGTCCCGACCAAAAAGTCTCTCGTCTTGACGTTTTGGTCGCTTTGGGCAGAGGACTTAAGTATTCTGCTGGGGGTTCTGTCGATAGCGTTCTGCGCGTGTATAGAGATGCCTCCTCGATCCCAAGAAGCGATCGCGATATCATCGCCGCCGTTACCCAGCGGGATATGGTCGTAAGTTATCCCAACGTCAACTATCTGTATCCCGGTCGGCTCGCAACCAGAGCTGAAGTGGCTGCTTTAATTTATCGGGCTTTGGTCAGTATTGGCAAAGCTGAGGAAATTGTTTCCCCCTATGTGGTGGTAGCAGAATCTACCCCCAATAACACTCAAGTTAGGGAAGGTTCGCGTTCCGATCGACAAAGAACCAATACTCGCGATCGACGTTAG
- a CDS encoding mechanosensitive ion channel family protein, which yields MNDYLKWILPVGLVCLGFIAGLIFEKFILNKLKRFATKTRLPGNEILFLSLRGIPKIWFVIAGFYAAVISLQVSQVIDNILADILQKILTAIFLFTVTIALARLTASFVNIFTQRTEGVSASLLSNLARIVVFVFGILTILQTLGFSITPILATLGIGGLAVALAFQDTLSNLFSGLYLIISKQVRTGDYVKLETGQEGYVTDITWRNTVIQELPHNVIIVPNSKLASAIFTNYHLPAKEIIVLVEVGVSYDSDLDQVEWVTFDVAQEVMQKVSGSAFGFEPFIRYHTFSEYSIRFTVFLRANEFLDQRVVKHEFIKRLHRRYQEEGIVIPFPTRTVYYAEQPFSN from the coding sequence ATGAACGACTATCTCAAATGGATCTTACCTGTAGGGTTAGTTTGCCTGGGATTTATTGCCGGACTAATTTTTGAAAAATTTATTCTCAATAAACTGAAAAGATTCGCGACTAAAACCCGGTTGCCAGGAAATGAAATATTATTTTTATCTTTGCGCGGCATCCCTAAAATTTGGTTTGTAATTGCCGGATTTTATGCTGCTGTGATTAGTTTACAGGTAAGTCAAGTTATTGACAACATCTTAGCGGACATCCTGCAAAAAATCCTCACTGCTATTTTCCTATTTACAGTCACAATAGCCTTAGCAAGATTGACCGCTAGTTTTGTTAATATTTTTACTCAGCGCACAGAAGGAGTTTCAGCTTCATTACTTTCTAATCTGGCTAGGATCGTCGTTTTTGTATTTGGAATTTTGACGATCCTGCAAACGTTGGGCTTTTCCATCACGCCAATTCTGGCTACTTTGGGAATCGGTGGTTTAGCTGTGGCGCTGGCGTTTCAAGATACCCTTTCTAATTTATTTTCGGGGTTATACTTGATTATTTCCAAACAAGTGAGAACCGGAGATTATGTCAAACTAGAAACGGGTCAAGAAGGTTACGTTACGGATATCACTTGGCGAAATACAGTCATCCAAGAGTTGCCCCATAACGTTATAATAGTGCCCAACTCAAAACTGGCTTCTGCTATTTTTACCAACTATCATTTACCGGCCAAAGAGATCATAGTTTTGGTAGAGGTAGGTGTCAGTTACGATAGCGACCTTGACCAAGTGGAATGGGTAACTTTTGATGTCGCGCAAGAGGTGATGCAAAAAGTATCCGGTTCTGCTTTTGGGTTTGAGCCTTTTATTCGATATCATACTTTCAGCGAATACAGTATTCGTTTCACGGTGTTTTTGAGGGCGAATGAATTTCTCGACCAAAGGGTAGTGAAGCACGAGTTTATTAAAAGATTGCACCGCCGCTATCAAGAAGAAGGAATTGTGATTCCTTTTCCGACTCGCACGGTTTATTACGCAGAACAGCCGTTTTCAAACTAA
- a CDS encoding class II aldolase/adducin family protein: protein MPELILPKPPQFQSKQEERLYRKQHLAAAFRLFARYGFDEGVAGHITARDPELQDHFWVNPFGTHFEHIRVSDLVLVNSKGEVVEGDKPINAAAFAIHSQVHAARPDVVAAAHAHSLYGKSWSTLGRLLDPLTQDACAFYEDCGLFDDYTGVVLEPKEGKRIAEALGENKALILRNHGLLTVGHSVDEAAWWFITMERSCQAQLMAEAVGKPIAIAPNVARLTYSQIGSHYMGWFSFQPLYQTIVRQEPDLLN, encoded by the coding sequence ATGCCCGAATTAATTTTGCCCAAACCCCCTCAGTTTCAATCAAAACAAGAAGAACGCCTCTATCGCAAACAACACCTTGCCGCTGCCTTTCGCCTCTTCGCCCGCTACGGGTTTGATGAGGGTGTCGCCGGTCACATTACCGCTCGCGACCCCGAACTGCAAGATCATTTCTGGGTAAACCCGTTCGGGACGCACTTCGAGCATATCCGCGTTTCCGATTTGGTGCTTGTTAATAGTAAAGGTGAGGTTGTGGAAGGTGACAAGCCTATCAACGCGGCAGCTTTTGCTATCCACTCCCAAGTTCACGCAGCGCGTCCCGACGTGGTGGCAGCTGCTCACGCTCATTCACTTTACGGTAAAAGTTGGTCAACTCTGGGACGCCTTCTTGACCCCCTGACTCAGGATGCCTGTGCTTTTTATGAGGATTGCGGGTTGTTTGATGACTACACGGGAGTCGTACTGGAACCAAAAGAAGGCAAGCGGATTGCAGAGGCGCTAGGTGAGAACAAGGCGCTGATTTTACGCAATCACGGACTTTTAACTGTCGGTCACTCGGTTGACGAAGCGGCGTGGTGGTTCATTACAATGGAGCGATCGTGCCAAGCGCAGTTAATGGCTGAGGCTGTTGGCAAACCAATTGCGATCGCTCCCAATGTAGCACGCCTCACCTACAGCCAAATAGGTTCTCACTACATGGGTTGGTTTTCCTTCCAACCCCTCTACCAAACCATCGTGCGCCAGGAACCAGACTTGCTTAATTAG
- a CDS encoding transporter substrate-binding domain-containing protein: MLPYRKFCLWGLVALGYVLVSPSVFAKTLRVGTNPLPPLVFVKSTQEQPVGYSIELWDKVARQLKVEYEFVVFDSTAELLEAVKLGNVDVGISGITITSDREQYLDFSQSYYETGLQILILDQPKHPILAFFQYFISWTTLQALGVLLVVSLAIAHLVWFFEHRSNPQMFAKSYLLGIWEAFWWAIVTAATVGYGDRVPKGFIGRLIALFWMLFGIFIFAYFTASITANKIQEQISGPKDLDGKRVAVIGGTTSASYMQTRPVKLVRFKRWQQAYEALNAGEVDAVVGDAPTLRYEAARTPEFRVVGRLFNQQDYGIALPTGSTYRKPINIILLKLKEQEDLKVLAQKWFPDNE; encoded by the coding sequence GTGTTGCCTTACAGAAAATTTTGCTTGTGGGGACTTGTGGCGCTGGGCTATGTGCTAGTTAGTCCCTCAGTTTTCGCTAAAACCCTGCGGGTGGGAACCAATCCCTTACCGCCTCTTGTGTTCGTCAAATCGACTCAGGAACAACCTGTCGGCTACAGTATCGAACTGTGGGATAAAGTTGCGCGGCAGCTTAAAGTGGAGTACGAATTCGTTGTGTTTGATTCTACAGCAGAACTTCTCGAAGCTGTTAAACTCGGTAACGTTGATGTTGGGATTAGTGGCATTACTATTACCTCCGATCGAGAGCAGTATTTAGACTTTTCCCAAAGTTATTACGAAACCGGACTGCAAATCTTGATCTTAGACCAACCTAAACATCCCATCCTGGCTTTTTTTCAATATTTTATATCTTGGACGACGCTGCAAGCTCTGGGTGTTTTATTGGTTGTATCTCTAGCAATAGCCCACTTAGTTTGGTTTTTTGAACATCGTTCCAATCCTCAAATGTTTGCGAAGAGTTATCTATTAGGAATTTGGGAAGCCTTCTGGTGGGCTATAGTAACAGCAGCAACAGTTGGATATGGTGACAGGGTTCCTAAAGGATTTATCGGCAGGTTAATTGCGCTGTTTTGGATGCTCTTTGGTATATTCATATTTGCCTATTTCACCGCTTCAATTACAGCTAATAAGATACAAGAGCAAATTTCTGGCCCCAAAGACTTGGATGGCAAACGAGTTGCAGTTATCGGTGGCACTACCTCTGCTAGTTATATGCAAACGCGACCTGTAAAGCTAGTGCGATTCAAGCGCTGGCAGCAAGCCTATGAAGCTTTAAATGCAGGGGAAGTTGACGCTGTTGTCGGTGATGCGCCAACTTTAAGATATGAGGCTGCCCGTACACCTGAATTTCGTGTGGTAGGTAGATTATTTAATCAACAAGATTATGGGATTGCCCTACCTACAGGCAGCACCTATCGAAAGCCGATCAACATCATTTTGTTAAAATTAAAGGAACAAGAAGATCTAAAAGTTCTAGCGCAGAAATGGTTCCCAGATAACGAGTGA
- a CDS encoding adenosine deaminase family protein, which produces MLEVTKPEEITNIADISSMPKAELHIHLEGAPRWQKVREVWHRHKGIVLPESPFWYEQSFRFANFEEFRLLFRDYIHPWLQTPSGYNELIRDVFDAFIEQNIRYVELDFYVPLVERVGASLDRVLALLEEEVERARSHGTIIRMFAGLNRNEGAESASYWVQKVISEKIISGFDLHGSEFGWPADIFKEAFAPVFATGKKVKVHAGEMTGPETIRAAVEGLGVKQIGHGTSAIQDPDVVELLRDRQILVEMCPTSNERLANVSSYQDHPILALDAAGVAVTVNSDDPTWFGLNLTEEMVRLMCERGVTVADLGRWTRNAFEGAIVEEETRSAFLTELDEWLVNLATK; this is translated from the coding sequence ATGTTAGAAGTAACCAAACCAGAGGAAATAACTAACATTGCCGATATTTCCTCTATGCCAAAAGCTGAACTGCACATACACTTGGAAGGCGCACCCCGCTGGCAAAAAGTTCGAGAAGTATGGCATCGGCACAAAGGAATTGTTCTACCTGAGTCTCCTTTTTGGTACGAACAAAGTTTCCGATTTGCTAACTTTGAAGAATTTCGCTTATTGTTTCGCGATTATATTCATCCTTGGTTACAGACGCCTTCGGGTTATAATGAGTTAATTCGCGATGTATTTGATGCTTTTATCGAACAAAACATTCGTTATGTAGAGTTAGATTTTTACGTTCCTTTAGTTGAGCGAGTTGGCGCTTCTCTCGATCGCGTTTTAGCACTTTTGGAAGAAGAGGTAGAAAGAGCGCGATCGCACGGTACAATTATCAGAATGTTTGCTGGTCTCAATCGCAATGAAGGTGCTGAAAGTGCTAGCTATTGGGTACAAAAAGTTATTTCCGAAAAAATTATCTCTGGATTCGATCTTCACGGTTCGGAATTCGGTTGGCCTGCCGATATATTTAAAGAAGCATTTGCGCCAGTTTTTGCCACAGGAAAAAAAGTCAAAGTCCACGCTGGGGAAATGACTGGCCCTGAAACAATTCGCGCTGCTGTGGAAGGATTGGGGGTTAAACAAATCGGTCACGGAACTTCTGCAATTCAAGATCCGGATGTTGTGGAATTGTTGCGCGATCGCCAAATCCTAGTGGAAATGTGCCCCACTTCTAACGAACGTCTCGCAAATGTTTCATCCTATCAAGACCATCCTATTTTAGCATTAGATGCAGCCGGAGTGGCTGTTACCGTCAACTCAGACGATCCTACTTGGTTTGGCTTAAATTTAACAGAAGAAATGGTGCGCCTAATGTGCGAACGAGGTGTTACTGTTGCAGATTTAGGCCGATGGACGCGCAATGCTTTTGAAGGAGCAATTGTAGAAGAAGAAACGCGATCGGCTTTTTTGACAGAATTAGATGAATGGCTTGTAAATTTGGCAACTAAGTAA
- a CDS encoding alpha/beta fold hydrolase: MMTQQLAVASTLAKFTWNWKGHKIQYTVMGSGRPLVLIHGFGASIGHWRQNVPALAAGGYRVFALDLLGFGASDKPSLDYSLDLWVELLKDFCSSHIQEPAVFVGNSIGALLSLMMVADEPEISAGAVLINCAGGLNHRPHELNLPLRLVMAGFTKVVSSKVFGPFLFNRIRQKHRIRRTLQQVYFNREAITDELVDMLYDPSCDTGAQQVFASILTAPPGPSPSELLPKVKHPLLVLWGEKDPWTPIKGATIYRELSDNGQPVKFVSIPDTGHCPHDERPDIVNGLILDWLAEL; the protein is encoded by the coding sequence GTGATGACGCAACAGTTGGCAGTTGCCAGCACTTTGGCAAAATTCACCTGGAATTGGAAAGGCCATAAAATACAGTACACCGTCATGGGCAGCGGACGCCCGTTAGTACTGATTCACGGCTTTGGTGCTTCGATCGGACACTGGCGTCAAAATGTTCCCGCACTTGCCGCCGGTGGCTACCGAGTCTTTGCGCTCGATTTACTGGGATTTGGCGCTTCCGATAAGCCATCGCTGGATTACAGCCTGGATTTGTGGGTAGAACTGCTCAAAGATTTCTGTTCGTCGCACATTCAGGAACCTGCCGTATTTGTGGGCAATTCGATCGGCGCTTTACTCAGTTTAATGATGGTGGCAGACGAGCCGGAAATTTCTGCTGGTGCTGTCCTCATCAACTGCGCTGGCGGACTCAATCATCGCCCCCACGAATTAAATTTACCATTGCGGTTGGTGATGGCAGGCTTTACCAAGGTGGTGAGTTCCAAAGTTTTTGGCCCGTTTCTATTTAACCGCATCCGTCAGAAACACCGCATCCGTCGCACCCTCCAGCAAGTTTACTTCAACCGGGAAGCCATCACGGACGAATTGGTGGATATGCTTTACGATCCTTCCTGCGATACTGGCGCACAGCAGGTTTTTGCCTCCATCCTCACCGCACCTCCCGGCCCCAGCCCATCAGAATTGTTGCCAAAAGTCAAGCATCCATTACTGGTTCTTTGGGGAGAAAAAGACCCTTGGACACCGATTAAAGGCGCAACAATTTACAGGGAATTGAGTGACAACGGTCAACCTGTTAAGTTTGTATCGATTCCCGATACCGGTCACTGTCCTCACGACGAACGACCGGATATTGTGAATGGGTTGATTTTGGATTGGCTAGCTGAACTTTAA
- a CDS encoding MBL fold metallo-hydrolase, translating to MAHLNQRRPENVSGDFYVDSSCIDCDTCRWMAPEVFASVGEQSAVYHQPANEEERLRSLQALLSCPTASIGTVETPKDIKEAQETFPILVDENVYHCGYHSEDSYAAASYLIVRLEGNILVDSPRFTPPLVKRLEEMGGIRYMYLTHRDDVADHQKYREHFECDRILHQDEINSGTRDVEIKLSSSEPYKLETDLLIIPVPGHTKGHTVLLYKNKYLFSGDHLAWSPEINQLIAFRSVCWYSWTEQLKSMKKLANYRFEWVLPGHGRRYRADTETVRQQMQNCIAWMERN from the coding sequence ATGGCGCATCTTAATCAGCGTCGCCCGGAAAATGTGAGTGGCGATTTTTACGTAGATAGTAGTTGTATTGATTGCGATACTTGTCGCTGGATGGCTCCCGAAGTCTTCGCTAGTGTGGGGGAACAATCAGCAGTGTATCATCAACCTGCAAATGAGGAAGAAAGGTTGCGATCGCTCCAAGCGTTGCTTTCTTGTCCTACGGCTTCGATCGGCACAGTTGAAACACCAAAAGATATAAAAGAGGCGCAGGAAACTTTCCCTATTTTGGTAGATGAAAATGTTTACCATTGCGGCTATCACTCGGAGGATTCCTACGCGGCTGCGAGTTATTTGATTGTTAGACTCGAAGGCAATATCTTAGTTGATTCTCCCCGCTTTACACCGCCATTAGTTAAACGACTGGAGGAAATGGGTGGGATTCGTTATATGTATCTCACACACAGAGATGATGTGGCGGATCATCAAAAATATAGAGAGCATTTTGAGTGCGATCGCATCCTCCATCAGGACGAAATTAATTCCGGTACTCGCGATGTAGAAATCAAATTATCCAGTTCGGAACCGTATAAACTGGAGACAGACCTTTTAATTATCCCAGTTCCCGGTCACACCAAAGGTCACACAGTTTTGCTGTACAAAAACAAATATCTGTTTAGCGGCGACCATCTCGCTTGGTCTCCAGAAATTAATCAGCTAATTGCCTTTCGCAGTGTTTGCTGGTACTCCTGGACAGAACAGCTAAAATCCATGAAAAAATTGGCAAACTACAGATTTGAGTGGGTGTTACCCGGTCACGGACGGCGCTACCGCGCTGACACGGAGACAGTACGCCAGCAGATGCAGAACTGTATTGCTTGGATGGAAAGAAATTGA
- a CDS encoding dinitrogenase iron-molybdenum cofactor biosynthesis protein encodes MSEQPIADEVALRIALASRLFPEISLKEFIELLMDYLGGNIDEVSLSQITVTKLKTALGQTYELDGEEHGEDANTETIAVFKKAVRILWGETSESDKLPPIEPYQEGDMPNSIRVAVASNNREELDGHFGSCLRYLIYQLSAKEIRLIDIRSALGAELSEDKNAFRVNLIKDCAILYIVAIGGPAAAKVVQGGIYPMKKEEGGLARKILAELQRAITTSPPPWLAKILGVAPGEQVKNYKALV; translated from the coding sequence ATGAGCGAACAGCCAATTGCAGATGAAGTGGCATTGCGGATTGCCTTGGCTTCAAGATTATTTCCCGAAATAAGTCTGAAAGAGTTTATAGAACTGTTAATGGATTATTTGGGGGGCAATATTGATGAAGTATCCTTAAGTCAAATCACAGTTACTAAGTTGAAAACAGCACTAGGACAAACCTATGAACTCGATGGAGAAGAACATGGAGAAGATGCTAATACAGAGACAATAGCTGTATTCAAAAAAGCGGTAAGAATTTTATGGGGTGAAACAAGTGAGAGTGACAAACTACCACCTATAGAACCTTATCAAGAAGGTGATATGCCTAATTCTATTCGTGTGGCTGTAGCATCTAATAACCGCGAAGAGTTAGATGGTCATTTTGGTTCGTGCCTGCGGTATTTAATTTATCAATTATCAGCGAAAGAAATACGGCTAATTGATATTCGATCGGCATTGGGAGCAGAATTATCAGAAGATAAAAATGCCTTTCGTGTGAATTTAATTAAAGATTGCGCTATTTTGTATATTGTCGCGATCGGGGGGCCTGCTGCTGCTAAGGTAGTTCAAGGCGGAATCTATCCGATGAAAAAGGAAGAAGGCGGTTTAGCAAGAAAAATACTGGCTGAATTACAACGCGCAATCACCACTTCACCACCTCCTTGGTTAGCAAAAATTTTAGGAGTTGCGCCCGGTGAGCAAGTCAAAAATTACAAAGCATTGGTATAA